Proteins encoded together in one Parasegetibacter sp. NRK P23 window:
- the panC gene encoding pantoate--beta-alanine ligase, whose protein sequence is MIIFRTILPYRKWLREQRSQGKSIGFVPTMGALHEGHLSLLRAAGNNGQTTVCSIFVNPTQFNDPNDFKLYPITTESDIQQLVSIGTDVLFLPSVEEMYPEGAIQQTSFELGNLENILEGAFRPGHFQGVCQVVSRLLDIVAPDNIYMGQKDYQQCMVIARLLELKQSATSLKIMPTLRETSGLAMSSRNMRLSEEERKKATAIWRTMKEMAGTLSSIPVPDLEKEAEQKLLAAGFDKVDYCTPADAATLGPWQPGIDAVILCAAFMGKVRLIDNLLVHA, encoded by the coding sequence ATGATCATTTTCAGAACGATCCTCCCCTACCGGAAATGGCTCAGGGAACAACGCAGCCAGGGCAAATCCATTGGTTTCGTTCCCACCATGGGCGCCCTCCATGAAGGACATCTTTCCCTGCTTCGGGCTGCCGGAAACAACGGACAAACAACGGTTTGCAGTATTTTCGTGAACCCTACCCAATTCAATGACCCCAACGATTTTAAGCTATATCCCATCACAACGGAAAGTGATATTCAACAACTTGTTTCAATCGGTACCGATGTATTGTTTCTGCCTTCCGTGGAGGAGATGTATCCTGAAGGCGCCATTCAGCAAACATCTTTTGAGCTCGGAAACCTGGAAAACATCCTTGAAGGCGCTTTCCGGCCGGGCCATTTCCAGGGCGTTTGCCAGGTGGTGAGCAGGTTGCTCGATATTGTAGCACCGGATAATATATATATGGGACAAAAGGATTACCAGCAATGCATGGTGATCGCCCGTTTGCTGGAACTGAAGCAAAGCGCCACCAGCCTCAAGATTATGCCCACGCTCCGGGAAACTTCAGGACTCGCCATGAGCAGCCGCAATATGCGCCTTTCCGAAGAAGAGCGTAAAAAAGCCACCGCCATCTGGCGCACCATGAAAGAAATGGCCGGAACACTTTCTTCCATACCCGTACCCGATCTTGAAAAGGAGGCCGAACAAAAACTGCTGGCCGCCGGTTTTGATAAGGTGGATTATTGTACACCAGCGGATGCCGCCACGCTTGGGCCCTGGCAACCCGGCATCGACGCCGTGATCCTTTGCGCCGCTTTTATGGGCAAGGTGCGACTCATCGATAATTTATTGGTACACGCCTGA